Within Crassostrea angulata isolate pt1a10 chromosome 2, ASM2561291v2, whole genome shotgun sequence, the genomic segment CTTCGACTAAAAGAGCAGATTTTCTGACAATAAAACAATTGCTAAATTTAAATGGTTTCATTTAAATGGTTTCAAATGTGTAAagttttaaatgcaataaagTTTCTGacaaattatatcatatatttatgACTTAAATGCATCGTGAAGTTTTCTACCTTATATCATGAgtatatattaagaaaacagGCGAGTCCGGTGTCTCATTTTTGGtcgatatatttttaatacaaactCATAACTCTTCGTTCGCCACTTTCATATGACCATTCTATGAAAATTTAGTGCTTACGTTAAGTAATGAAAATCAAACATACCCAACTAAATAAAAGTTATCCACCGTTTATGAGAttctatgaaaatttaaaaagtaaaattaatttttttttaattaccccTCTGTATACAagtaaaacacattttcaaaaatccttttttcatgGTATCGGGGTagaaataagtttaaaaaaaacttgtttgtgaATTCTAAAacctttaaaagattttaacaaCGATACCAAGTAAAAgagatttatataaaaaaagatttacttGGAGATTACTTCGGGTTTACTTTTCGAAAAGTTATGTccagttggggtttactttgcgTCCACTaagggtttactttgggtttactagaACTTTTCTGTTTAGGTcatctttaaacattcaaatgagaagcagacccgtcttttatctattttttctgCCTGTAATTCCCACCCCTTTTGAATTCCAAATAGACATGTAGCGTCTGCCTCAGAGTTTAGTATGGGTTTAATTTTCGCTAGGTTGGTTATGACCGGTATATAGCACATTGGCCTCATTCAAACTTTAATTGATTTCTAGCGGAATAAAAATGCcgtttatcattataaacagaAACTGACAAATACAATGTTAGAACTAGGCATGATCTCGTTGCGAGAGGATTTCCGTTTAAATGCACCGGAAGTTGTTCCTTTctatcatttctttaaatttccCCAAATtctatttaatgtttttataaacttattcggaaattacatgtagtaaaatcCATCCTTTTCAAAAGGTAAGTCGGTACTAGGGAACTGAATCCGGATCACCTGGTCACAAGTCCACCACTATAATGATCTCTCGCTTTAGAACTTTAAAGCCAAAATCTCGAGAACACGTGGgacatgttttttatttatttgaacatCTATATcgaaaaataaccaaaaaatttaaatacaaaacttggaaaattcatgttttattttttttggagacgaccggaagtgatggcGGACGATTGGATAtacgaagggcactgcggctgAAGACTTTTTAAcaagactgaaaaaaaatttaagttatatgtatgattttttttgtaaaaaaaatcgtgaagaggaaaaaaataaaatatttaatatttcggaaccggaagtgacgaccaaataaatgaaaataaaataaatgaacattttaggtcCCTATCTTTGTATGCAAGTGGTTTTctgatgattgacattactaaTTTTTTAGGTGCCAACCTCCTTAtctaatatttgatttaaaataaaaacgagTAAATTCGTTCATATTAGAAGCGAAGATGTTAATACTCAGGATTGTAGCATGGGGGGTGGGAGGGGGCATTTGGGGGCCTgtcccccactttttcttgtAGCagtcattttcttttattatcatATTGAGAATTTAGTAAAAAAGGAGTTCCTCCCTTTTTTtggagtttttaaaaaaatgaatgggaaagaaagaaattaatattGAGATAATATTGACTAGATAGGATATATATAGTAGAAATGCCctcaatttttctaaaaatatactGCACGTACATTAACAAatatcatatttgttttataaagttGATAACAAGCACTAACTATAGAAACTGTTTGATTTCTTCACAAGTGttggtaaaataaaatcaaatggatGGAATACATGCCTATTTCTGGAAAACACCAAGAAAACcactatttttaattttcttgcgttctaaaaaaaatatgagcgACTAAGAATACCACAACAAAATTTCGTCTGTAGTTActttctttgtttaattttttttcgtggTATTCTTAGTCGCTCATGTTCAAATATCGAAAATTCGGAGAAAAAATCGtgtgaaaaattataataatcagTCTGAATCGATCGGCGTAATTTTTTCcggaaacaaaaatattgtgaCGGTGAGGCTCAACTTGCAGAAGTTTTGTAAGTGcacattattttatgtagttaCATTTGtgtattttcacaaaattaataGCAATGTTACTGttcattatgattttatttagtttttatcctttaaagtatgaattttaatgtgaaaAACACAATAAGTATCAAGATTGACGCGGCTTACGTAGCGTTCCTGCAGCACAGCTGGCGACTGCTTGAAATGACTACATACCATATCcttataaaaagttaaaatttactaatttagaacaaatattattaaaaatgttcatatgtaatatgtaaacggtgtgaccgttggaccaagcgcagatttaacacagtgcagattgatttttgttgaaaaaaattcatttgaaacgcacacagtaggatccgcctggttgcctactcaaatcatcaGCCAAAGTTAAACCAAACGTCGCGTGCttagtctacattatgacgtcatgttacagacgtaaaacgtacacgttttgtcttcggaaatagacCCTTTTAATAATATATGCAGACATGCGCAGAAGAACTTCCGAGTGGATAAAGCACGAGTTGTTCTGTGAAGCgtcaaagttttatatttttgcaaaatatgctttaaaaaaaatcgaaaatatGAAAGTTTTACCCAACTTAaccaataataaaaataaactgaataaaatcattttatgatacactgggtttttttttttacttccttTACGAGTGACAAGCATTTCCTGTTTACCGTAACCTTGTTTACATTAGCAACAAGTATGGCGACCCGCGAAAACTTGAAGAAAACAAACATAAGTGTATTACGTAACATAGCATCTGATCTTGGtataaattcaaagaaaaagaagaaagatgATTTAATATGCGACATATTATCCAGTCAAGCACCAGAAGTATCATTAACTCCTGTTGTTCAGTCGATATCTGCCGCTGATGGTGCTGGAGCCGGAGCTGTAGTGCAGTTCAAGGAAAACATGCCCCCTTTTAATGCTGTTCATTATGAACCGATATCACACAATACTCAACTTCCGAAGGTATCGTTCACTTCCGTCTATGAATTCATGATCACAAGAAGAAGACAGGGGGATCAAAGTATCCAAAATTTCAAGGGCCTCGATAAGTCCGTGAAACATTTTGACGCTGGCGATGTCCAGGATATATGTTTAGCCCAAGtaagtttatattttcatacattaAAAACAATCTCCCAAGCCCCAAAACTTccataaactatatatatacacgTATTCACCACACTGATTTGGCaagcaacaaaaatattttttttaatatcagacCAAGGTGGTAAAGAATTgctaatatatattttacatataaatatatatagtgattACAAGTAAGTTTTAAAATGCCATCAAAACATAATCCTGTCGTCCGTCAttttctctcccccccccccccccccaaaaaaaaaaaataattattttattttttacactgACAGTATTATCTAATTATTCTTAACAAATTTCAGATTGATGGTTCAACAGTGTACATAAGAGCATACTGTTTAGCCTCCATGAAAAAACAGCGTTATCAAGTTTTTTTGTGCATTACTCATGCTGAAGGCAAAAACAGAGTGGACTTCGCCTATTGCCAATGCCCCATAGGgtaactttttttgtttagtttatatcttaaaaatagCTAGCATTGTGAAACTTGATACTTCATACATACTTGAGGATTTACTATTTTTGTGAAGTGAATTTTGTTATCTGCATACTGTTTAAAAACatagttattgtttttgaatagcattttttattttaatagctATATAGCTCATCAAAATTGCTTGTCTCTGGCACTTCACTTTAAGCCTGTTTTACTTTCTACAGATTAGCTCAAGCATGCAGTCATATTGGCGGTCTGCTTTTTTCTATATCCAATGTGCAATCCTCAGCAAAAGCTTTGGTGCAAACGGACCAGAGCTGCACATCGTCACTTTGCCAGTGGAATGTTCCACGAACAATGAACCAGAAGCCAATGCCTATTAGCACCCTGAACCTGTCAAGGCCGAAGGTAGTGGCGAGCAGTGAAACCGATGTCAATGTAGCTATGTTGTCATCACCATCACATGGTTCAGCAATGGCAAGGTTCGACCCAAGACATTCTGAGGACAGACACCACAGCCTCACATGGTCACTGGATCAACTAAGGAAGCTTAAAGCTAGTTTTCCCCTTACAGGTTTATTTGAAAACTTGCTTACATTTAAAAGCAATTTctcttttaaagaaaacaaattcatttgTAAGTGCAATGTCTCTCTGAAATGAAACAGattctttaaatttattgttaactTGTGAATTCCAATCAATATATGCACAAATTTAATTGCTGCCTTTAATTGCTGTCTAGGAATGGCTCATCTCTGGAACATCCCAGACACTGGTGTCCCAAGTGTAGTGGAGAATGAAGTGGAGGTGACTACAGCTGTACACCCACTGCATCTGAAAATGGAAATGATGGTGTTTTCAGATGGGAACTGTAAGTTGAAAGTGTGTTCaatcatatataacaaagaCCTAAACATAGATTAATTGCATGaccaaataaaaaagataaagcaCACAAGTGTACAAATGTGACATATATTTTGAgtttatgaaaatcaataatacatgtacaagcattGCACAGTATATTTTTCTCCTTTAAACTACGGAATCtgtaaaatacaacaaaaaatattttttgttgcttgtattaaaaaatacttttaatacaACCCTGTCTTTTCTCCCTTCCAACAATTGTAAGctataaacaatacaataatataaacaatctatatttcaaaaaatgcatttaatgcAAACAATCATGTATTCTTAAAAAGCTCGAtaagaacattttttgtaatttgtcaGTGCCACCACCTATGATAGACCAGGAGTTAGTGAGCTATATAGAGAAACACACAAGAGCACAGAGACTTAGTGACCTCTGGAAAAAGCTTCATCTCGGAAGGATTACTAGTTCCATATTTGGTGATGTTCTTCAATCAGGAGACAAACCAACATCCCTTATCCAACAGATTTTATATGGATCGAATCTAGACAAGTAATTAAATTTTCCTCACTGTCCAAGTAGCACAATACAACAGAATACTGAcactgtttattttaaaaatagaacaaaaaaCTTAGTGAATGTTGATATTAGAAACTAATTTCTATGATTTTAGGTACTCGAAGCTACCTCTGGCAGTCCAGTGGGGAGTTGACCACGAGATGGATGCTAAGGAAGACTACCTACAGATCAGAAGAGCTATTCAAATGGAAACTGATGTACAAGAGTCTGGTCTTACTTTATGTTCAACCCATTCTTTTCTAGGGGCTTCCAGTGATGGAAGAGTGGTTGATAATGAAAGCACTGGGCTGCTAGAAATTAAATGTCCCTACTCCATCTCAGGACAAAATGTAACATTGTTGGGAATATCAGACATTATGTCAATGAACTCAAAACAGTTTTGTCTCGAAGTTGGTGAATTGGGTCCTACATTGAAAAAATCGCATAAGTACTATGCACAGGTTCAAGGTGAGATGGCCATCATCGGACTCCCCTGGGTGGACTTTGTAGTATGGACAGCGGCAAAGTCAGACAACATTTTCATTGAAAGGATTTACTTCAATGAACAATATGTTACAAATATGCTACCAAAATTAGTAGAATTTTACATGAGGCATATTTATCCACTACTAGTATTGTGAAAAAAACTGTTGCTCATATGTATGATGTGGCCCGTAAGCTTCTTGTTTATCCAATGTTTTAGGATCAGTGCCTGACTATTAacgacatttttgaaaataaaagtgtCTGAAAAttgttatctatttatttttctatagaaAACTACTTCATTTATTTGTGGAATTAaccttacttttttttaaacagcaaaAGGATAGCTCTGATTCAGTTTTTGTGTAATCTGGAATAATTCTAGGAATAATCATGCAAAAGTAATTAATTTcccatttaaataatttatcttACCCGAAGAATTATTTGATTCATCTGTCAAAAGTTTCTTTCCATCAACAAGTGGATAATCCAAGTTGGTCAGCCAACAACAGACTTGAAAAATCTTTGTGATGAAGTGGACCATAGTAAGAGGAATCGTTCCTTCCAAGATGTGATAATTCTTCACTCGCCCAATGCTCCTCTCAACATGAATACGAAGTTGGGCAATCTCTTTGGTCTTAAAAACTTCATCAGTGGAAAACTGGCCCGAAGTGCCTAAAgaatgttaaattaaaaaaacagctTAATTCAACAATTGTTATTTGCAATGTTAATTGTTTTGATCTGTAAACATTTTACTGTTGGACATTTATATAAACTAATCTCATATTTTGCTGTTTAAAGCCCCTCCAATCTAATGGATCTATTACACTTCTCAACCATTTAATCAACTAAGTAAAGCTTCTACTGCCCACTGATTAAGGTACCTTACTACACCTAGACATATACTTTtcaagacactacgtcacaagatgggaatttaaatgttttgttaaactattTGCATCAATCAGTTTGGTTGAATAgcatcatagctcagtggttaagtATTGGGCTTGTGAatcgcagatcatgagttcgaatccacctggggcatttgttcacattgactgaattaaatttttatccaaaattgcacattttttcaccTATTTGACACATATAtctcttatccatcatgctatctatcataatcaagtaattttctacggatttgagaaactattaggttaagtgagccaccttaaagttttttatcttaatatacCTCTAAATGGTGGAATGTTTAAGAAACATTGTCTTTTTTCAAGTAAGTCAGCTATTGTGAAACCTTTGTCGGCCATTACGCTGTCATTTGGCTCAAGTAATTCTAAAAGGCCACATTCCTCTGTTAACTGACGGTCTGAAGTTTTTCCAGGCCATGCATCTGACACAAAAGTAATGACCCCAGAAGGACTGATGCCAACCAGAAATTTAACAGTGGTGTGATGTTTGTAGCTAGAAAACGTCAGGCTTTGGTTAATCAGGCTACTTGATGATTGTATGAAAAGTTCTGTACAGTCTATGATCACTCTGGTTGATGGATATTTGGCTTTAAAGGATTCTGGCATGGTTCTCATGATAATATCTTTGCTAGGAAATGGGTTTAAAAATTTAAGCTCTGCATGAATTAAACTTATCCAGGTAGAAAAATACATAGAGAATGAGGCACTGCTGATCTGAAATCTCTCTGATATGTCTTGCACGTACAGTCCAACTTTCAGACGCATGAGGACAGCAAAGAGTTGGTCGATCGGGCGTAAACATGATGGAGACATCCTAAGCCGGTCTGAACTCGATGTCTGCCCTTCCCCCCTCCAATATGTCATCCTAGAGCACTTGCTGGAAAGGTAGCTGTAatcaattgaaatattttagaagtgaaatcaaattgatttaattttgcaCAGTACTTTTAGATACTaaatcaaagataaaaaatttgaaaaaaggtaAACAATTACTTGTACAGCCACAGGAAGATGGCAAAAGAGGGTAGGCCTGTATAAAAGCGTGTCATGGCGTCATCATCTCTAATGCGTTCAGCACCCCATTTATGTTTCCGCAGCTCCTCCTGAAGTCTTCTAACTTCTTTTTTGAGATGTCTGTTTTCAATAAGAAGGGGGTCTTCTTCACACTGCAcacctataaaaaaaattattatcagtAACAACCATTGTAAATCTATcatttttttactgtatataaattaagatttttctATCATGGTCATTTAAAATCTCTATCTATATTTGTAATTCATAAATCGATTTGCAAATCAATTAATCTATAAATCTATTTAATATAAtgatatcatttgaaaatttgccAAGTGTGATGTAATAGTCAGCAAAAAGGAAAtccattttttcaataattttattgtatttttcatgaaatcaCATTCATGATTTACCTGAATCACAAGTCATTATGGGGACATCAACATCATCTGTTATTTCATGATAAGCACAAGGTACTGCTGCAGCTATATCTTGATCATGGTCCCCCGAATCATCCATCTTGCAGTAGGAGCCATGGACAAGCACAGAAAATTCCAAATGGGCTTTCTCTCTCTCGATATTAACCTTCTCTGAGCAAAGTCTTTCCTGGTATAAAAAATTTATAgtgcaaaatatcaatatattacACATAAAAGTCATCCAGATATGTTCataatttaataactttatGTATTCTATTATATTTGCAGAATATTTACGATATCGTCATTATTACAGGCATATATTCTATCCTGATCAGTATTTAATACCGTTACATTGCAATGCTGCCACTACAGgcctatttatataattatgggGGATTATATGTTCATAAACATCATTAATTCATTGATACCCTGATCGTTTCTCGGTCAAGTCGTCTCTGTTCTCTATCAAAATCATCTTCTGTCCGCTTCTTTTTGTAGGAAAATAAAGTCGGGGCATAGTTTTCGTCGCCCGGGTCGTCTCCGTGCCATCCCTCAACAAAATGATCAGAGCAGATCCAAGAGTGTTCATTTGGCGTCCACTTATCTCTGTTCACGGCATTAGTCCATGCTCTTCTTTTCCTTTTGTCTTTAGGGAAACGAAAGAAACTGACCCCCTTTGCCCGTGCTTCGCTGTTACACACGTTCCGACACTTGTAGACACAGCAACACTTAACCATTTCCGTATATGCGTAAAGCGTATATGAGTCTCTAATGACGCTATCCACTCGGAAGCGTTTGTGCGCATGTGCGAGTAACTGTCCCGCAGTTACGTTAAAAGACCTTATAGCCGAAGAGTTACGTTCTTCCGaacctttttttatttcttttttcattgtttatcaatttttaatttttaaaaattaaaattcatataaatgcagcgataataaaattgaatactttattcagtatctaaaagatcagttccttgatgtttttattttccatctgataacttgataagacatacatggaactagtcgtgtttcttgattgaagcactattgaaacttatctggtgtcctcttttatttcttttaattcaaattaccttctactGAAACATTGGAAAATCTTAATTGAGTTTAGctgcaataaacatcgataagtaccagtcaatcagtgatcgaactaacttttaaGAGTAAGCATTTAACGAGGCTGGGGGGTGGCTGCCATATTAAAGCGTTTTTATCTCTacacaaaaaagattttcactTTAATGTTCTATAATTCTTACATCGTActgaaattgtttttgaaaaaaatggatATGATGGTACTGAAGCATTATTTAAAGAGTAAATTGATGGTAACCAAGGGATACAAGATGCCAAAAAACCATATTAGCTGTTTTTCAGCACCTTTTTTACTATTCAAAGGGAGGTAACTTGTAAAActccaaatattttgttcaaatattttctttcttttaattttttttttaatttcaccatcaaaaatcttttttaatgctCAAtctttattacatatatattgattattatcctgttaaaatttggaaataattttgtggctactttttttttctttacatatttgcATGTGtgtgtcaaatatattttttggtaaaattgtaaaatttttctttataacaaataatgttaagtttttgttattgtgtttatttttagtgatgttattggtatttttttttcgccttaaataattattcatatatttttcatatttttttttacttaatgtGCAATTGTTTCAGatgcaataaatgataaaattaacgATGATTGTGATGTGGTCTTTcacattaaaatgtaaattaagagTGTATGAGACATTTCTGCAAATTTGGTGAAATTTGGAGACAATTTTTTTGGaccccccagcctccttaaacaCTTGTATAGAAGGTTCGGCACGCATAGTCaccgatttttctcaaattttaatatgatgCATATTATCATATACCTATCATAAAAACACCAAAAGTTGGTTGCTAGGCAACTCTGTTACCATGGATTCACATACCCATCATTCTAAGTACAAAATGGTCTTGATTTTTACTGAAGAACACACTTTTTCggcttaaatatttatttaaattagatTAGTTTGGGATAAATCTTCATCAAACTCTCAAAGCATCACATCTTAACTATTGAATAATACATTAATCAAatcaaagtatttatttttctttattgtacCAACGGCTTAAAAGTACTTGGTTAACGACTTTGTAAGAAACCTAGAAATTAGGCATTTTGGGTGATGCCCTGTAAATTCTTGCGGACAGGTTGATGCAAACCGACACCAATTCTGAAATGACTTGGTCTTCTGTTATCAGAAACAATCAAAACATGATGGGGAAGTTACCTCAAAATTGTTGTTTCCATGGAAACAAAAGTGTATATTTTATAACTTTCAAACTTCATAAAACCCTTACTATGGTTCATAAATATGTGTAAATTATGtccttttgagaaaaaaatgtgaatatttaaatatgcaATAAATTGAGTGATTGTAATAATGGTTTACAAATTATCGAATCTAGCGAAGATATATAAACAATCGTTACCATGGAAACATGATAAACAATTTCGTTCAATTCTATGTATAATAGACAGTTTATGTCTTTGTATCTCATTTCATTATGTAACGATAaccaaattttgatgaaaaaaaaggaaagcatattttatcaaacttatgtttttagctcatctgagctgaAAGGTTTTTGGAGGGCATCCGTCGATCTGTGAACTTTCCACATTTTAGCTTTTTCTCCAGAACCATTAAGTCAATTCtaaccaaacttagcacaaatcaTCCAGAAGTTAAGGGGGTTCAAATTTGTTAGAATAAGGGTAACACCCtctttcaggggggggggggtgataaaGAACTAAACATCTCTTATGATCTTAACATCTGACCTTGaaattggttcaaggtcactgcacacttTTCACATAAAAAGTTCTGTTTATGAAAAGTATGAGCCAGACGGAGCTTAAATGAGGGTGTATATgcttacaatttttttagaGTAATCTGATATGACTTTCATTAGGTGGACAGAAGT encodes:
- the LOC128170428 gene encoding uncharacterized protein LOC128170428 isoform X2, whose translation is MVKCCCVYKCRNVCNSEARAKGVSFFRFPKDKRKRRAWTNAVNRDKWTPNEHSWICSDHFVEGWHGDDPGDENYAPTLFSYKKKRTEDDFDREQRRLDRETIRERLCSEKVNIEREKAHLEFSVLVHGSYCKMDDSGDHDQDIAAAVPCAYHEITDDVDVPIMTCDSGVQCEEDPLLIENRHLKKEVRRLQEELRKHKWGAERIRDDDAMTRFYTGLPSFAIFLWLYNYLSSKCSRMTYWRGEGQTSSSDRLRMSPSCLRPIDQLFAVLMRLKVGLHFGPVFH
- the LOC128170427 gene encoding uncharacterized protein LOC128170427, coding for MIHWVFFFTSFTSDKHFLFTVTLFTLATSMATRENLKKTNISVLRNIASDLGINSKKKKKDDLICDILSSQAPEVSLTPVVQSISAADGAGAGAVVQFKENMPPFNAVHYEPISHNTQLPKVSFTSVYEFMITRRRQGDQSIQNFKGLDKSVKHFDAGDVQDICLAQIDGSTVYIRAYCLASMKKQRYQVFLCITHAEGKNRVDFAYCQCPIGLAQACSHIGGLLFSISNVQSSAKALVQTDQSCTSSLCQWNVPRTMNQKPMPISTLNLSRPKVVASSETDVNVAMLSSPSHGSAMARFDPRHSEDRHHSLTWSLDQLRKLKASFPLTGMAHLWNIPDTGVPSVVENEVEVTTAVHPLHLKMEMMVFSDGNLPPPMIDQELVSYIEKHTRAQRLSDLWKKLHLGRITSSIFGDVLQSGDKPTSLIQQILYGSNLDKYSKLPLAVQWGVDHEMDAKEDYLQIRRAIQMETDVQESGLTLCSTHSFLGASSDGRVVDNESTGLLEIKCPYSISGQNVTLLGISDIMSMNSKQFCLEVGELGPTLKKSHKYYAQVQGEMAIIGLPWVDFVVWTAAKSDNIFIERIYFNEQYVTNMLPKLVEFYMRHIYPLLVL
- the LOC128170428 gene encoding uncharacterized protein LOC128170428 isoform X1 — translated: MVKCCCVYKCRNVCNSEARAKGVSFFRFPKDKRKRRAWTNAVNRDKWTPNEHSWICSDHFVEGWHGDDPGDENYAPTLFSYKKKRTEDDFDREQRRLDRETIRERLCSEKVNIEREKAHLEFSVLVHGSYCKMDDSGDHDQDIAAAVPCAYHEITDDVDVPIMTCDSGVQCEEDPLLIENRHLKKEVRRLQEELRKHKWGAERIRDDDAMTRFYTGLPSFAIFLWLYNYLSSKCSRMTYWRGEGQTSSSDRLRMSPSCLRPIDQLFAVLMRLKVGLYVQDISERFQISSASFSMYFSTWISLIHAELKFLNPFPSKDIIMRTMPESFKAKYPSTRVIIDCTELFIQSSSSLINQSLTFSSYKHHTTVKFLVGISPSGVITFVSDAWPGKTSDRQLTEECGLLELLEPNDSVMADKGFTIADLLEKRQCFLNIPPFRGTSGQFSTDEVFKTKEIAQLRIHVERSIGRVKNYHILEGTIPLTMVHFITKIFQVCCWLTNLDYPLVDGKKLLTDESNNSSDAVGVQL